DNA from Malus sylvestris chromosome 11, drMalSylv7.2, whole genome shotgun sequence:
GTGGGGCCTCCTTATTAGACTTTGGGTGATGTATCATCGTGTTTTGTTCTGTTTTGTGCTACCGACCGACCACCTATATCTAATTAATGTATTACCATCTCTTCCCAAATTCACCACAAAACAGAAGAAAACGTTGGTATCAAAACTAAACAAAGTCTACCAAATTTTGAACTTTGACACCAAAACAGAAGGCATATATAATAAGGTGATATATATCGTATAAGGTGGAACaagtttgttattttcttttatcaCATTATGCACgtatatatatgttgatgtAGCACTTAATAATAAATATTGTTGGGAACCTAGCATGTCggatacttttattttattttatgaacaaacgatattatctacattaaaggagTGGGGGATTGAGTTAAGCCTTACAATGGACTACGAATAATGTGATTCGAATTTAcctttggaaagaacctgacctaagatctctcactctcaagtaaagaggaatatcattagaccgtaatactaagtatCTTTATTATTCTTACTCTCTAATTAGTAATTAGTATAAGTAATGCTATGTAGATCAATTAGCAATTATCCAATTTGTAATTACTATGGTCTCCTTGGCCTTACCCAATTTGTAATTACTATGGTCTCCTTGGCCTTACCCAATTAGTAATTACTATGGATATAAAATAGGGTCTTAAgagtcactcagtactacggtatGGTgctattcctcttcacttgtaagtgaaaggtcttaggttcaaatctcaTGAATGGCGgcttcgataccaaattaggttacacattatgtggcttaaccgaactcctcttagtgtaaaatatattgatgtactaaaaaaagatCTTAAGAAATCACCTTGGAATAAATTAGTAATATGGAAAGTAGTCTAATTATTTATAAACACATGTAAAATTACTCATTTTTTAATGTGAAATTAATACTCTCAACAAAATCGATGTATTTATGTCCTTCAATTATTTTGTAACTTGCTTATGTGTAATCACTAGCTCGCAAATTTCATGTACCCACCACCTTGATTATACTATAAGATTGTGCAGTGGGTTTCAAGATGAATTTCACTTCTGAAGCTTGAGGAATTTTTTATACTACATTTATCTCTCCATGATTACAGCATGTGCggtgctctttttttttttttatctcgaAGTTTTATCTTACGTGATTTTATTCCCGAAGGTTTTTTATTGAGTCCCACGTCGTTATTGCACTACATCTACTGtactatttcttttctttggatATGTATTTGCACTCAGAAAAATACCAAATCTCTCTAGAGTTAACCAATTAGGGTGATACATAATAACACACACATGTAGAGAGATTTTTTTATGTAGCGGTCAAGCGGCATACGTGCCTCAATATAAGTGGAGAAAATAATAcattatttttgtttctctACTTATTTTATGACTAAAAATACCAGCTTgaataacaattaaaaaaatttcagtgTGAGTCCACCAAGGAGCAAAAGAATTGCGACGGTGAAATTAATGTATTGACAATATTAATAGCGATTGGTTTAGTTTGGTAGTCGTTGCGCCCATTTATTAATTTCGGCTTgcccaaaattgagaaaaaaCCCTTTCCCACTCAACCCACTCAGCCCAATAATATTTAACTTGAACCTCCTCCTCTGTCCTCCctaaaaaaaccccaaaaaacatACCTGGCTACCTCCAACCTCCAAACCCCCAAACTCCAAACTATTTTGTGCAGAAAAAACCAGAGAGCTAGAGCAACAAAATGGGCAAAGCCATTGTTGCTACCGGTTCCATCATGTTGTTGATGACAATACTTGTTCATGGCGTTTCAGCGCAGCCGGCACCAGCCCCGGCCCCGGCAACGACTGATTGCTACACGAGCCTGCTGGGGCTGTCAGATTGCCTGACGTACGTGGAGGAGGGAAGCAATTTGACCAAGCCAGATAAGCCGTGCTGTCCGGAGCTGGCGGGGCTCGTGAAGGACAACCCCGTCTGCTTGTGCTACTTGCTCGGCAACACCAGTAGCAGCTTAGGCTTTCAGATTGACACCAACAGGGCTCTCAAGCTTCCTACTGTTTGCAAAGTTGATACTCCCCCCGCTAGCACTTGCACaggtattttattatttaattagtttttaattatcTCTCATTCCGTAATTTATTATCTTAAGTCTTCGATGATATTGCAATGAAAACGTGCACCCATCTCATATCAACAACAACCtaattaaaattgatttaacATTGTAGAAACCACTTACAAACTATAATTTATTTAATAGTAaattgtttgttatttgttttttgtgatagaaTAATATATTTACAATAAATGAGTTAGGAGTTAGTAAATTGATATCAAAATTGTGTTTGAGCCTAAAATTTTTGTTGTATCAGTGAATATGAATATTACTAGACTGAGCAAAATGATATCAAATTTGCGATTTGAGCCTAAAACTTTTGTCGTATTAGTGAATATGAATATTACTAGTCTGAGTAAATTGATATCAAAATTGCAATTTGAGCCTAAAACTTTTGTCGTATCAGTGAATATGAATATTATAGATGGAGACATTTTTCATATGATTTTTCTTAATATAAACAAATCTTTTTTCTTTggggttataaaaaaaatgagctTGGAACATCCAAAAATGATGAATGAAAAACAAGGCACCAAATATATGTTCTCATTCACACACCACTATATGATTAATTAAAGACTGTATATATTCTGATGGTTTTATTCACTTGGTTACCCAAGTCTTGCATTCGACTCACGCGTTTATCAAATATAACAATAATTCTAACCCTCACTTAGTAGTTTGATTGATTTTATGGCgcttcaattttttcttcatgcacttgttatttttctgtttataaattgaataaatcaaaagaaagttcagaaacaaaaataagaaaacgAGTGGATAAggtaaaaatgaattaaaaaagagtgaaaaacaATAACCTATATACGTGTGATACATTTTCCAGTTCTTGATGAGCATTGAATAGCGGCATGATGCATGATGATGTAGGTGAGTTAGGGCTACCAACCATCCACATTTGAACGCTCCCATTAAAGCTTCCTACCAGCTAAttttatctcatcaatcatcacaTGCATGTCAGTTTTGAAGAAATCAACAAAACACACTCACAAGTCACatggtctctctctcttcttctgccAGCAACCCAAAATCATAATAAACATGCAACTTCAACAcacttttggtttttgttttttgttttttttttttttttttttggtattgtgGGGGGCCAACAACTCTACCGTTGCTTATTGTCTTGGGGATAGGCAACTCAATCTACTCCCTTCGTTTCCCAAAACACTCCAGCCCACTCGGAAAATTAGGTTCAAGGCAAGCCCGATGGAGCAGTAAAGCAATAATCGTCTGGCCCAACGCCCTGCTTATGTGACGCAAGGATGACGTCAGCcataatttaaattattaaaaaataattaaaaataaaattatatatatatatatatatatatatattatataaataccTAATCATGTTCTTCCACTTTACACTACATTTCAATAGTTTCAAATACTTTAAACCAATCTTTTACtattatccgaaattaaaaataaaattatctttcattattttataaaataaaaaatactaatatgtTAATACGAATTTTCTGGGCTATTCAGTTAGAGGTGGAGATGCATTtaggcaattactgttcactaCAGGCATTCGTTTAAGAGGATTAAGTTGCCTATTGCCCAGAGGGGCCTTACTACACTGGAAGTGCTCTAAAGTTTAGGGTAATGCTATCCACATAcgcatttttacttctcacacaacctcttaattttcaaccgt
Protein-coding regions in this window:
- the LOC126588209 gene encoding non-specific lipid transfer protein GPI-anchored 2-like isoform X2, encoding MGKAIVATGSIMLLMTILVHGVSAQPAPAPAPATTDCYTSLLGLSDCLTYVEEGSNLTKPDKPCCPELAGLVKDNPVCLCYLLGNTSSSLGFQIDTNRALKLPTVCKVDTPPASTCTVLGIPVSAPIASEGPNSPDFAESPQGPAAAARSPEANKDKNGASRTADSVIALLGGLAIAILPAFF
- the LOC126588209 gene encoding non-specific lipid transfer protein GPI-anchored 12-like isoform X1, whose product is MGKAIVATGSIMLLMTILVHGVSAQPAPAPAPATTDCYTSLLGLSDCLTYVEEGSNLTKPDKPCCPELAGLVKDNPVCLCYLLGNTSSSLGFQIDTNRALKLPTVCKVDTPPASTCTVLGIPVSAPIASEGPNSPDFAESPQGPAAAAEGPNSPDFAESPQGPAAAARSPEANKDKNGASRTADSVIALLGGLAIAILPAFF